A window of Dehalococcoidia bacterium contains these coding sequences:
- a CDS encoding four helix bundle protein: protein MVKIKRFEDIEAWKKARELTQEIYAVSNEGSFARDFGLRDQIRRAAVSVISNIAEGFERGGDVEFRRFLSIAKGSAGEVKAQLYVALDAGLINQDQFDSLYRMATEAGNLIGGFMRYLTKGGSS, encoded by the coding sequence ATGGTGAAAATCAAGAGGTTCGAAGACATCGAAGCCTGGAAGAAGGCGCGGGAACTGACTCAGGAAATTTACGCCGTTTCCAATGAGGGATCGTTCGCGCGTGACTTCGGACTTCGCGACCAGATACGCCGTGCCGCCGTATCCGTCATATCCAATATCGCGGAAGGTTTCGAGCGCGGAGGCGATGTCGAGTTCAGGCGCTTCCTCTCCATTGCCAAGGGTTCGGCCGGTGAAGTGAAAGCGCAACTGTATGTAGCGCTTGATGCCGGGTTGATCAACCAAGACCAATTCGATTCACTCTATAGAATGGCAACCGAAGCAGGAAATCTCATTGGAGGCTTCATGCGGTACCTTACCAAGGGGGGCAGCTCATGA
- the cmr1 gene encoding type III-B CRISPR module RAMP protein Cmr1: MAFRTLTPLWTGGVEAGKMERIHETGIIGSLRWWFEVFMRGFGGMVNDPTKDERSGFDSEKYKKSQATDERARLRDAGLCDVSQVFGATGWRRRFRLTIIDQTQRDTSLPTPISADRTNSRTNKKPTWWFPDQPRSGNLTIQMQSLDRYFPAGVIGGLLQFVADWAAVGAKAQMGFGVVEPVSGRVDTRPLYDWLVAAAGNRQYPKLPNLPNLQNIFLARIQLQNATDQSTFNLKYDLRQLFAGQQNTKLRHFIMGTVEDGRMAAKVKMSRPYCGGLMRIWGWIPDQADVDSDKWDREKVVDAIYKHLSTNYTLQVWREMNSPRDSVTPNNVDIKVFSQSLLGLGGEDDAARLLCLPANRTD; the protein is encoded by the coding sequence TTGGCATTCAGAACGTTAACGCCCCTGTGGACAGGTGGTGTAGAAGCGGGCAAAATGGAACGTATCCACGAGACGGGCATCATTGGAAGTCTGCGCTGGTGGTTTGAAGTATTTATGCGTGGCTTCGGCGGGATGGTGAATGACCCTACTAAAGATGAACGCAGTGGCTTTGATTCCGAGAAATATAAGAAATCCCAAGCAACTGATGAACGTGCCCGCCTGCGTGATGCCGGCCTTTGTGATGTATCCCAGGTTTTCGGGGCTACGGGCTGGCGTCGTCGCTTCCGCCTGACAATCATCGATCAAACTCAACGGGATACTTCATTACCTACGCCGATCAGCGCCGATCGCACTAATTCGAGGACAAACAAAAAACCTACCTGGTGGTTCCCAGACCAGCCGCGATCCGGTAACCTGACCATTCAAATGCAAAGCCTGGATCGATATTTTCCTGCCGGGGTCATTGGTGGGTTGCTACAATTTGTGGCCGATTGGGCGGCCGTGGGAGCAAAAGCGCAAATGGGGTTTGGCGTGGTTGAACCGGTGAGCGGCCGGGTTGACACCCGCCCTCTTTACGACTGGCTTGTAGCTGCGGCCGGCAACCGCCAATACCCCAAACTGCCCAATCTGCCCAATCTGCAAAACATTTTTCTGGCCCGTATTCAACTGCAAAACGCTACGGATCAGAGCACTTTTAACCTCAAATACGATCTGCGCCAGCTCTTTGCCGGGCAGCAAAACACGAAGCTGCGCCATTTCATCATGGGTACGGTCGAGGACGGGAGGATGGCGGCCAAAGTCAAAATGTCCCGCCCTTACTGCGGTGGTTTGATGCGTATCTGGGGATGGATTCCGGACCAGGCGGATGTAGACAGTGATAAATGGGATCGGGAGAAAGTTGTAGATGCCATTTATAAACACTTGAGCACAAATTATACTTTGCAAGTGTGGCGTGAAATGAACTCGCCCAGGGACTCCGTTACGCCTAACAACGTCGATATTAAGGTATTTTCGCAGAGTCTACTGGGTCTGGGAGGTGAAGATGATGCAGCGCGACTACTATGCCTTCCGGCAAACAGGACTGACTAA